The following are encoded in a window of Mustela nigripes isolate SB6536 chromosome 1, MUSNIG.SB6536, whole genome shotgun sequence genomic DNA:
- the C1H11orf87 gene encoding uncharacterized protein C11orf87 homolog: protein MSARAPKELRLALPPCLLNRTFASPNASGSGNASARGPGAGGSGGGTCITQVGQQLFQSFSSTLVLIVLVTLIFCLIVLSLSTFHIHKRRMKKRKMQRAQEEYERDHCSSNRGGRGLPPAGGQAPTHAKETRLERQPRDLAFCAPSNASSSSSSPGLPRQGPCAAPPPPPAPSPQGAHGASSCLDTAGEGLLQTVVLS from the coding sequence ATGAGTGCCAGGGCTCCCAAGGAGCTGAGGCTGGCGCTGCCGCCGTGTCTCCTCAACCGGACTTTTGCTTCCCCCAACGCCAGCGGCAGTGGCAACGCGAGCGCCCGTGGCCCGGGCGCGGGTGGCAGCGGTGGCGGCACCTGCATCACGCAGGTGGGACAGCAGCTCTTCCAGTCCTTCTCCTCCACGCTGGTGCTGATTGTCCTGGTCACCCTTATCTTCTGCCTCATCGTGCTGTCCCTCTCCACCTTCCACATCCACAAGCGGAGGATGAAGAAGCGGAAGATGCAGCGGGCGCAGGAGGAGTACGAGCGGGATCACTGCAGCAGCAACCGTGGCGGTCGGGGGCTACCCCCGGCGGGCGGCCAGGCCCCCACCCACGCGAAAGAAACCCGGCTGGAGAGGCAGCCCCGGGACTTGGCCTTCTGCGCCCCCTCCAACGCCTCCTCTTCGTCTTCGTCCCCTGGCCTTCCGCGCCAGGGTCCCTGTGCCGCTCCACCTCCCCCGCCGGCCCCCAGTCCGCAAGGAGCACACGGGGCCTCCTCCTGTTTGGACACAGCTGGCGAGGGCCTTTTGCAAACGGTGGTCCTGTCCTGA